In Saccharospirillaceae bacterium, the sequence CAATCGCCGTCATTTATTTAACTTTCAGGGGCAGTTTAACGAGATTGACGCTAAGGTTGAGTTCGAAAGGTACATCCAGTATCTGGTGGCTAAAGCCACTCAACTGCAGCAGGCGTTTGATAACGGTAAGTTGCAGCGATACATCACCTACCTTGTGGTGATTTCTCTGGCGGTTGCGGGCTGGCCTCTGCTCGAATTAGCTGAGGCTCACGGCAGTCGCCCCGAGCAACTGATGGAATGGCCAATGCTGGTGGCGACCATCATCGTCATAGTGGGTACTCTGGCGACGATGATTTTCAGCCATTTACGTCTGTTATCACTGGTCATGATTTCGATTGTTGGCTTAGTGGTAGCGGTGGCCTTTGCCTATTTCTCTGCACCGGATCTGGCTTTGACCCAGTTGTCGGTGGAAGTGGCTACCATTGTGTTGTTCCTGCTGGCACTGTTCTTCCTGCCGCAAAAAACACCGCTTCAGGAAAGTTCGATTCAGCGCATTGTGCGTGATCTCGGAATCGCTTCGGCCATTGGTGCGGTGATAGGTACCTTGTGTTATGCCATGTTGACACGTCCGCTGGATACTATTTCCGACTATTTTGTGGATAACAGCAAAACTGGCGGGGGTGGTACTAACGTCGTTAACGTGATTCTGGTTGATTTCCGTGGTTTTGATACTCTCGGTGAGATTACTGTACTGGCGATTGCTGCATTGGGTATTTTCAAACTGCTGGCTGGCATGCGGTTGTTCGTACCAACGGCGGATCAGGACGGTGTTGCCTGGTCGAAAGATAAAAACCCAATGATGCTGGCGCTGGTGTCACAGAGTTTATTGCCATTGGCGCTGCTGATTTCTGCATACATTTTCCTGCGTGGCCATAACCTGCCCGGTGGCGGTTTTATTGCAGGTTTAATTACGGCCATTGCTTTGATCCAGCAATACATTGCCCACGGAGTATCGTGGATGAAAGAGCGTATGGATTTCCCGTATCACTATATGATCGCAATAGGCTTATTGCTGGCGATTTTGTCTGGCCTTGGTAGCTGGGTGTACGACCGACCGTTCCTGACAACCTGGTTTGATTATTTCTACTGGCCGGTGGTGGGTAAATTTGAGTTAGCCAGTGCCATGGTCTTCGATCTGGGTGTGTATTTCACTGTGATTGGCGCGACCATGTTGATTCTTGCCAATCTGGGTAAGTTAACCACCACAGAACGTCCGACCGCGGGAGTAAAATAACATGGAAACTTTATATGCCGTGTGTGTCGGTGCGATCACGACCGGGGGAATTTTCCTGGTATTACGTGGTTATACCTTCGCTGTTGTTTTGGGTTTAACGCTGCTGTCTTATGCCGTGAATTTATTCTTATTCGCCAGTGGTCGTCTTGTTATTAACGGCGCTGCTATCCTCGGTGAAAGCGAACAATACGCCGATCCGTTACCTCAGGCTCTGGTCTTAACCGCAATAGTTATTGGTTTTGCCATGACTGCATTCGCGTTAATTCTGGCCTTGCGTGCGCGGTCTGACTTAGGCAATGACCAGGTTGATGGTAAAACAGAAATTCACGATGATCTGCCGCAAAAAGG encodes:
- a CDS encoding Na+/H+ antiporter subunit C; amino-acid sequence: METLYAVCVGAITTGGIFLVLRGYTFAVVLGLTLLSYAVNLFLFASGRLVINGAAILGESEQYADPLPQALVLTAIVIGFAMTAFALILALRARSDLGNDQVDGKTEIHDDLPQKGRRNGGEDK